Genomic window (Zingiber officinale cultivar Zhangliang chromosome 2B, Zo_v1.1, whole genome shotgun sequence):
aaattaattgtgTCGTGTGTGGGTGCAATATCATATAATAGGATGCGTGGGTTCGATATCATACAATAGGATTATTTGTTACTTTCAACTAAAAAAAGAGACCTACACAACTTACAGCTTCTGTGTCATCAAGAATCACCACAAGACTTTCAGCACCAAGTATCACATCCAGGCCTTTTTGATGTCTCTGAGTGCAATCAGATTGAGTGATAACCTTTGAGTCAAAGTACACTTTATCAGGGTCAAGAAGCTTGGCTATTTCCATAGCATAAGAACGCTCTGCCATAGTATAAATGTACATCTCACAGAAAGAACTTGCTTCTTTCAGAAAATTATGAACAAAGGGCCTCAACTTTGTCAACATATGCATAGTATCCAATCTGAATAAGCTTCTGTCAGGATCATCTACATAGCGCACGCGCACACAAAAAAAAACAGATGTAAAATAAAGCATCTAATAAAACAGAAGGTAACACAGTGAAACACTTACTGCAATAAGAATTTGAAGAGCAAACTTCAAGGATATATTCTAGAGTTACTAGTTACCTCTACATTTGACAGGTTCATATTTCAAGATTATAAAACCAACACCAACAATGTCAGTCCTAATCCGGAAAGAAACATATGAAGTGTGGCACTGGGCTCTAATGCCCATTGTAAAAGAATGTCAACCCTATGAATATGGATCTTAACCGCAGTTGTGATACATCTAAGTCATCAACTAGTGATATAGTCATAATAGAGTTAAAATGGTGACATAAGATTCagatagaaaattaaaataattaggaCTCTCTGTTTGTTAATTGTTCTTGTATATTTCAGAGACTACATAATCATTACCAGCAGGCATTAGAAATCAGGTAATCATTAAGAACAGAAACTTGTGTCACAAGAATTAAGTTATAAATGAGAATTTACATGAGATCACAAATTAGTTGAAggtaagaaaataataataaagctcaACCCATCCTTTTTGTTGCCCCTCTAATTTTCAAGTTGATAGATAATAAAACAAGCTTGGTGAGACAGAGAGATTTGGCAAGAGATTTATACCTTTCATGCCATCAATCTGTCTAAATAAATATTCTTCATCAGAAGTGATATCAGCAAAGCGTGTAGAGTTGAGTAAAGTATGGTCCAAATCTAAGATCAATATCAATTTTTTCTTATGCAACAAATTCTTTAGATCTGCGCCACGAAGCCTCTCAATTTCCACGTTGCCTAGCCTTAAATCCTGCAAATGGAACATGTCATATGGTAATACAATATTAAAATTCTAACAgcaaaaaataagtaaaaaactACTGAAAAAGGCCAAGCAAAAGAATTCAACACGACATAAAAAAAAGTGATTAAAATCTAATATAGAATTATATTCAATAACAAAACTGAAATATGTGCTTTTCAGCGGTGCCCTATAAACATTTTCTTTATAGTAACACAATTCAAGACTGTAAGAAAGATTCAAGAGATTGGGAAAAAGTACATCTCGAGATTCTTTTTCATGATTGTTCACTTGAAAATCAGGGCATTTATATCTTGACAGCATTTTTTGTTTCAGAATTGAAATATGCAAAAATATGACAACTATGTTTCAAAATTGAAATGACCACATAATGAAATTAGTTTGAAAGAAAATGCTTTGCATTGGGGAAATCATTACATCATCTACACAAGTAGCATATTCAACCCTTTAAATAGCATGCCTATTTCTCTGTTCTGCctttgcatttattccttcaacTAGAAAAGTAATGAACAGTACAGTCAAGCCATTAAGACACTTGTTAGCAACATTGTCTCAGGGTAGTAGTTAGCAACAAGTTTCAATTATATTCCTCATACTTCTCTTTAATTGAATAGATGTCGATGCATGCATAAGCACAAAAGTTGTTCCCTCTCAACATGGACTAAATTACCTTATGGATATAACCAAATGCAACACCTGATCCATCTTCTTCTATCTGTCCACATCTGATGCATAATCCTTTGAAGAATCCAGGATGTGGAGGGCAGATTACATACTTTCCAGCTGTAGATGTTCCTGCAAGTGTAACAGATACAAATGATGATCATGCAACCTTAGTCCTTAGTTAGTTATCACAAACTTTCAAAATAATCTATCAGTCCGTAATAAAATCAATACAGAAggttacaaaacgaaagaaaatTTTGGTTAATTGGAAATATGTCACACATGTCATTGCAAAATGATAGTGGCTAATCAACATAATCTCGTTGTATACAGCTAATCGATCAATCCAAAATTATCAAAGTATGTTGTGTCTTTCAAGTGGCAAATGCACCAGCAACAAATTTCAAAGACCATCTTGTGCTCTTACAAATTAAATCTACACATTATGAGACCTCACGCTTATAGCTTGATATTTCCAATACACACTATAATAAACTTCAGCGTGAGACTATTCTTTCTGAACTTGAAACTTTCAATGTACCGAGCAAACAATAGTGTCAAAGCTACTGATGACTGTTGATAGTTAGATATCCTGCAGGATAGGTCATTTGTTGATAGTGTTTCAGTGAAATGATAGATAATTGAAAGTTTTCTTTTGTTGCCTTTCATGTTTCTTAATATATGAAAATCCAGAAGACTTATCAATCCCAAATTTCTTTTCAGTTGGGCACATATGATAGTGGTTGCACCTTTTATCTTAATAGAGCAGAATCAGTAAGGGAATGACCACATTATCTTACTCATCAAACTAATTAGTGATACCAATATGTTCTTCAATTGGCTTGACCAATGTTTCAGTTTCAAGATCTTCTAAAGTGTCAAACCCCTCCAATTTTTGTCTTTTACTCCTGCAAAAAGCATTTAACAAGATAAAACTAGCAATCGCATGCTGTGAAAAAAACATAAGATTATAAAATATACAAAGTATTAGTATATTCAAGTGAAACATGAACTATGTGATTTGAGTAGAGAAGGATGACTACCTGTCATTCCACATAAAAGCACATAACAGCCATTATTGAACTAGCAACAACAGAAAAGAACACAATTACCTAGTTAACATTATACATTCAAGATGAGacaagaatgaaaaaaaaaaaatgataatcctagttagcctcattgactatccctggggTGATCGGCCTGGCCCCACGAAAGTTTTCCATCGGCCACCATgataaatcgggaagtgcacGCAGCGGCCAGCCCAGAAGCCCAACATGTGGAGATACTGAGTAATTAATTATCatacaaatacaacaacaaccaaacgtTGTCCCACTAGATAAGATCGGTTATATGGATCCTCCTATGCCATTAGacttatcatcatctatatttaaataaattttatcttattttattattgttaactaAGTCTTCTTTAgtcctcctcttcctcatttaATGCGTGTATTTGTCATAATTTCTCATCACCTAATTGGTCcatttattagtcgtctaagtacatgttggTATCATATTAAATGAGTGGACTTTTTCTCTaatattctcatttcttattATGTTCATCCTCGTAtatctattaattaattataatacaAATGTGGTAAAATAATGGGATAGGTATAGAAACATGCACCTATAGATTTAAGTTACAAAATAATATCAAAAACTGGGTTATTCACAAACAAACAAAGTATATGTTATCAAAAATGAAGCATAAACCTAAAAGGGCTGCAAAAGAAATTCAGAAAAAAATATTATGTATGCTTAGAAATCTTAAATTATACCTTTGCTCTTGCAAATCAATTTCCTTGTCATTCTTCACATTCTCTTCATTAAGAGAACTCTCAGAGGAAGCTAAATCCAATTCTGAATCAAGAAAAGCGGCAAAGTCTTCTCCGCTACTTGAAGATTGCAATGGAGATTCTACCGCTAGGCTCATGCTTAGAGCATTAAAAGAATGGTTCTGCTACAAATTAACTTCTATCAAGAATCATTACATTGGAAAGAAACTCAAGTTGAGATAGtaaatttcatcaaaatacaagaaaaaggACATTGATTAAGCTATAAAAAAGTGGGTGACTACCTaaaatttaacaaaaataaaCACACATGATATTATGATACTTGCTTATAAAGTTTCACGTTAAAAATTGCATTCAGACACGTTTTTGCAGTGATTATAAGATCAGATTTAAATCGCTCGCCTGCATAAAAATTGAAAAGCTGCAACTACAAGAAGAAATTTTTTTACAAGACACGAGTTCAAGTCTCTATCCAAAACCACTTTACAAACTTGTTCTTCATTCCAAGTAATGAAAATCATAGGCTAGACGATAAAAAGCCTATTTGAATAATCTCACAAATCAGAAACGGAACTCCGAGTATGAGGAAAGAACGAACATAAGTTAGAGGAAATACCGAGCTAGAGTTGAGAAAATAGTGGAGAGAAGCCGGGAGTCGGCGTCGTGTCCGGTCAGCCGTCAGCAGAGACTAAGAAGGGGAGGAACCGTCGCCATCTACAGAAAGCAGGAAGAGGGGAGAAAAACCGGTAGGCGACGCCGTGTGCTACCTCCTACGGCGACGGCGATGCAAAGGGCCGAGGTCACGAAGATGTGTCGAGGAACGAGGGATCTAAACCAACGGAGAATTGGGGCTGTGTTGTTTATCAAATGAATcctttaacttttgaaaatgaaataaacGAGAATTTATCAAAAGCGTATCTTATATATAGTATTTACCAAAAGATATATAGTAGTTTTATTTATACCAAAAAGGtactgataaaaaaataaaattattctttTACCCCTCCTGCTAACCTGAAAACTTCCTCTTCTCAATCATCATTTTCCAAGTATCCAAGTCACATTTTAAATTGAAAATCATTTTGTGATTTGGATGTACGTCCCTTCACActctctctccctccatccctctgACTGGTCTTATAAACATAAAACGATCATGAACCTCATCCGCTTACCATACCTTCTCGTGTTGTTTGGCGAGATTACAAAAGACTATTTAGGATTTAGGGATATTGTCATAAGAGTTTCAAGAGAAGAGTTCAAAGGACAACAACGGTTAAGAACGTCAACATCGAAGGACAAACTTCTAGCAAGAGTGAAATTAGTAGAAGAATACAGTTAAAGATTTAACAATATATGTATAAATTTACTATTGTAAAATAGGGTTgtgatgtaaaaaaaatataatttggtaACAAAGGGTGATGACAAAAATTGTGTTTATAGTTTCATGGATGTGTggggaataaatattcaacaacacctgCAATATGATGTACTTCAATACTTAATCGGTTTGCAAGGTGCTCCACTGTGATGCTAGATTTTAGCTTGACCTTGCTCATGCATGTTAGGTTGAAATGGTAGGTATCaacacgttgggtctgatatgcgatcatatcagacccacttTCTTTCTTGATCAAAATTTTGGTTTGATGTCATATCTATATtctcctcgctcaacccttcATAGTGATTGAGAGTTTGTATAAATTTAATTACGCTAGGTCCATCAAtgtgttttgaccaaaactcacttaTGGATataaacttgtttgattacacTCATTTAACGTATTGTTAGTTTCTGTGATTGTAAGGAGTTAAATTATCTTATCCATTGCTTATTTAGGCCTCTTAGTGGTGGTCCAATGTTACAAGAAGTTTCTACTTCAATGCGGGCCTAATATGGGATGATAtcaagcccacattgggcctaataGCATcctatatcaggcccacattgggtctgatatcatcccatatcaggcccaacatgagcTTGATATAGGATGATATCGGGTCCAATATGatctttggtcaaaactttacttttatattatatatatcttTTCCTCGCTAAACCCTTCCTAGTGGTTGAAATTGTACAAATTTACAAAAACCCTAAGTCTATATTAGTCGGATTGTGTCACAACCACtgataaattatgaaaatctaATATATACACCATATACTTGGTCTTTGCTAAATTAGTATGTACAACATCACTTGATTATATAGTTGTAAGTTTactaaattagtttgtaatttatttatcaaGGGCAATCATATAActgaagaaattttctctgagatatggaatacgTTTGATGCAAATTCTTGCATTGGACATGAAGCTAATGTAGAAGAATTATctagaacaaatattccatcgtCTTCGGAGTATAGTGGTATGcagaacacaaatagaaatacaagcagCAATTTGACATTTGCTCTAAATGAAAAAGTAAGTATTTTTTAAGATGAGGTTCTGAATCCTTGTACAACACTTGGTGATTActttgagcctacttggagtgaggaggaagggtattatacCCGAATTGGAGAGAAATTACAATGTAATACAGATGTATAAGaattcttagctgatgatatgcagattatgttggaaccccaaggttgttttggtgtgatcaacaagttaagttatgtcctgtgtgtttctaacattgtgtctaagtgtgcaggagcttaggagcacaggtactccagcggaagacgcggctagccagaaggacgacacgcggtgcgtccaagggacgaggtgttgtggaagagtactccggtggacgagaaggaagcgtgcggtggttccgagggatgaaagccgaagcaaagattgctcggggagcaagagacgcagctagcgagaaggtcagcacggggtgcgaccgagggacgaagactgcggatgagtacgctggtggatgagaaggaaacacgcggcgattccgagggacgagaaaccggagcggaaggctactcaagaagaccggaagttgggttcgagtgagcccttttccggatggcagagatcacccaagtgagcggatccggagtagaagacccggaccgaaccgAAGCAAAGGTCCCGACGgagaaaagtcaacatctgttgacttgggggtccggggcgcccggaatagtccggggcgcccggaccaggatgtttgaccagaacgcgtctaacgcgttctgaacgttgggggataaagttttatcccccccccccaggtcgcccggaacccttcggggtgccccgaccaaggctataaatatagccttggtccagaagcttttaaacgaactcattacttgtaattcttattcttgtgtgctttagagttaagcttctgtttctgtgcttcaacgttgtaagaggcttctccgcctgaaggagtattctagtgcgcttaaccttccttggattaacaaccacatcggttgtaaccaagtaaatcttgtgcctcgtctttttaatgttttatttatctgctttgtttattttacaagtgttagtttaaagagttcgaggaaaggttgttcattttttgattttgtaggatatccaacAGCCCCCTTCCAGCCGACCGCAACGGTCCTATAGATTAAACAATATGAAAGTACATTGACatagaggaggagttcccaatgctgatgatccatatattttaaattcttgattgctccaaaggccaattgaagagaCAACAAATGAACATGAATTTTGTATTGGATAGATTTTTCCGTCTCGgcaagagttcaagaatgcactTGTAAAACATGctatggttaaacatatgagatataacacAGTTGGCAcccggaaaaataaagtaaaagtcgCATGCTTCAATCAACCATGTACATAGAGAGTAGTTAGCCGAGGGGAAGTAGAGTTtattgttacgaaatatataaaggaacaccaatgtgacACCA
Coding sequences:
- the LOC122046684 gene encoding RNA polymerase II C-terminal domain phosphatase-like 4 isoform X1, which produces MSLAVESPLQSSSSGEDFAAFLDSELDLASSESSLNEENVKNDKEIDLQEQRSKRQKLEGFDTLEDLETETLVKPIEEHIGTSTAGKYVICPPHPGFFKGLCIRCGQIEEDGSGVAFGYIHKDLRLGNVEIERLRGADLKNLLHKKKLILILDLDHTLLNSTRFADITSDEEYLFRQIDGMKDDPDRSLFRLDTMHMLTKLRPFVHNFLKEASSFCEMYIYTMAERSYAMEIAKLLDPDKVYFDSKVITQSDCTQRHQKGLDVILGAESLVVILDDTEAVWHRHKDDLIQMERYHFFASSCRQFGFNAKSLSQLMKDERESDGALATVLKILKRTHQMFFDPDVASDVSTRDVRPLLKGIRQEILQGCRIVFSRVFPSKSPAQDHPIWKMAERLGATCYTEVDPSVTHVVSTDTGTQKAHWAAQKKFLVSPHWIEASNFLWQRQKEEDFPISNPRSRNS
- the LOC122046684 gene encoding RNA polymerase II C-terminal domain phosphatase-like 4 isoform X2 yields the protein MRTSTAGKYVICPPHPGFFKGLCIRCGQIEEDGSGVAFGYIHKDLRLGNVEIERLRGADLKNLLHKKKLILILDLDHTLLNSTRFADITSDEEYLFRQIDGMKDDPDRSLFRLDTMHMLTKLRPFVHNFLKEASSFCEMYIYTMAERSYAMEIAKLLDPDKVYFDSKVITQSDCTQRHQKGLDVILGAESLVVILDDTEAVWHRHKDDLIQMERYHFFASSCRQFGFNAKSLSQLMKDERESDGALATVLKILKRTHQMFFDPDVASDVSTRDVRPLLKGIRQEILQGCRIVFSRVFPSKSPAQDHPIWKMAERLGATCYTEVDPSVTHVVSTDTGTQKAHWAAQKKFLVSPHWIEASNFLWQRQKEEDFPISNPRSRNS